The proteins below come from a single Leopardus geoffroyi isolate Oge1 chromosome D3, O.geoffroyi_Oge1_pat1.0, whole genome shotgun sequence genomic window:
- the DYNLL1 gene encoding dynein light chain 1, cytoplasmic, with protein sequence MCDRKAVIKNADMSEEMQQDSVECATQALEKYNIEKDIAAHIKKEFDKKYNPTWHCIVGRNFGSYVTHETKHFIYFYLGQVAILLFKSG encoded by the exons ATGTGTGACCGAAAGGCCGTGATCAAAAACGCCGACATGTCGGAGGAGATGCAACAGGACTCGGTGGAGTGTGCGACTCAGGCGTTGGAGAAATACAACATAGAGAAGGACATTGCGGCCCATATTAAGAAG gAGTTTGACAAGAAGTACAACCCCACCTGGCACTGCATCGTGGGGAGGAACTTCGGTAGTTATGTGACACATGAAACCAAACACTTCATCTACTTCTACCTGGGCCAAGTGGCCATTCTTCTGTTCAAATCTGGTTAA